The following are encoded in a window of Pseudalgibacter alginicilyticus genomic DNA:
- a CDS encoding tetratricopeptide repeat protein yields the protein MKNKIYMFLFFFGLLMVPQLNYAQVDFNKKPDDDLGNNEDAFQELFFEALKQKSIENYDRAAEALLKCIDIDKTVPVIHFELGKNYVQLKNFGSAEDALKEAVKLEPDNEWYLDELYAYYASQDDYDKAIKTVKQLVQYHPDYKEDLASLYFRTKKYDEALEVLDSMDTEFGISVSRDMMRNQIYEVTGRKKEQIENLEERIDSNPDKESNYLALIFRYSENNETAKAFETAKELLKINPDSQIVHLALYKFYLDANDIDKAIESMKIVIKSSQIRPDAKQKVLLDFVNFVSENPEYEADLIEATTLVEDTNNEKTLLELAQYYLKTGDKSKALHYFETALKIQPDNFAALRNVMLLHIDLNQYDLALEKSDKALQKFPSQPIFYLINGVALNQKQEAKKAINSLEMGLDYIIDDPKMEADFYNQLSAAYTQLNNTIKAKLFADKANKIVQSN from the coding sequence ATGAAAAATAAAATCTACATGTTTCTTTTTTTCTTCGGACTGTTAATGGTACCGCAGTTAAACTATGCGCAAGTAGATTTTAATAAAAAACCAGATGACGATTTAGGTAATAATGAAGATGCTTTTCAAGAACTCTTTTTTGAAGCTTTAAAACAAAAAAGTATTGAGAATTATGACAGGGCTGCTGAAGCTCTTTTAAAATGTATAGATATAGACAAAACGGTACCTGTAATACACTTTGAATTAGGTAAAAATTATGTGCAGCTTAAAAATTTTGGCAGTGCTGAAGATGCTCTAAAAGAAGCTGTAAAATTAGAACCTGATAATGAATGGTATTTAGATGAGTTGTATGCATATTACGCATCGCAGGATGATTACGATAAAGCCATTAAAACCGTAAAACAGTTGGTACAATACCACCCAGATTATAAAGAAGACTTGGCGTCTCTTTACTTTAGAACTAAAAAATATGACGAGGCCTTGGAGGTTTTAGACAGTATGGATACCGAATTCGGAATTTCAGTGTCAAGAGATATGATGCGAAATCAAATATACGAGGTTACTGGAAGAAAAAAGGAACAGATTGAAAACCTTGAAGAACGTATTGATAGTAACCCAGATAAAGAGTCTAATTATTTGGCACTTATTTTTCGCTATAGCGAAAACAATGAAACCGCAAAAGCTTTTGAAACCGCAAAGGAACTTTTAAAAATCAATCCCGATTCTCAAATTGTACATTTAGCCTTGTATAAGTTTTATTTAGATGCTAACGATATCGATAAGGCTATTGAGTCTATGAAAATAGTGATTAAAAGCTCCCAGATAAGACCAGATGCCAAACAAAAAGTATTGTTGGATTTTGTAAATTTTGTTTCTGAAAATCCAGAATACGAAGCTGATTTGATAGAAGCTACAACTTTAGTTGAAGACACCAACAATGAAAAAACATTATTGGAATTAGCTCAATATTATTTAAAAACTGGAGATAAATCCAAGGCTTTACACTATTTTGAAACCGCTTTAAAAATACAACCTGATAATTTTGCAGCTTTACGCAATGTTATGCTATTGCATATAGATTTGAATCAATATGATTTGGCTTTGGAAAAAAGCGATAAGGCACTACAGAAATTTCCATCACAGCCTATTTTTTACCTTATTAACGGAGTGGCTTTAAATCAGAAACAAGAAGCTAAAAAGGCTATTAATTCTTTAGAAATGGGATTGGATTATATTATTGATGACCCTAAGATGGAAGCTGATTTTTATAATCAATTAAGTGCTGCATATACCCAACTAAACAATACCATAAAGGCTAAATTGTTTGCAGATAAGGCTAATAAAATAGTACAATCTAATTAA
- a CDS encoding sugar phosphate nucleotidyltransferase — protein sequence MKIIVPMAGRGSRLRPHSLTVPKPLIPVAGQPIVHRLVKDIAKVLKQPIEEIAFVLGDPAWFGDDVVSSLENLAKSLGAKASIYRQDLPLGTGHAIMCAKPSLSGPAVIAYADTLIRAEFDLDSVADSVIWTKQVKNPEAYGVVKLNASQEIVELVEKPKNFVSDQAVIGIYYFKDVAVLKGKLQEILDENVMNGGEYQINDGIKRMMADGKVFKTGTVDEWMDCGNKEITIETNQRMLGFLNADSEEQLVASSVKLENSKIIEPCFIGENVVLKNTTVGPFVSIGNDSIIENTTIKNSLIQTNTSIKNADLDNAMIGNHVKYDGNFKAVSIGDYSVLE from the coding sequence ATGAAAATAATAGTACCAATGGCAGGACGAGGTTCTCGTTTACGTCCACACAGTTTAACTGTTCCAAAACCATTAATTCCAGTAGCAGGACAACCAATTGTTCATCGTTTGGTAAAAGACATTGCCAAAGTTTTAAAACAACCCATTGAAGAAATAGCTTTTGTATTAGGAGACCCTGCTTGGTTTGGTGATGATGTGGTGTCAAGTTTGGAAAACTTAGCTAAAAGTTTAGGCGCTAAAGCCTCCATATACCGTCAAGATTTGCCTTTAGGAACAGGCCACGCTATTATGTGTGCCAAACCATCTTTATCAGGACCAGCAGTCATAGCTTATGCAGACACATTAATTCGGGCAGAATTTGATTTAGATTCAGTAGCAGATAGTGTTATTTGGACCAAACAAGTGAAAAATCCAGAAGCTTATGGTGTTGTAAAATTAAATGCCAGTCAAGAAATTGTAGAACTGGTTGAAAAACCAAAAAATTTTGTAAGCGACCAAGCCGTAATTGGTATTTATTATTTTAAAGATGTAGCAGTTTTAAAAGGAAAATTACAAGAAATTCTTGATGAAAACGTTATGAATGGTGGCGAATATCAAATAAATGATGGTATTAAACGTATGATGGCAGACGGTAAAGTGTTTAAAACGGGTACGGTAGATGAGTGGATGGACTGTGGAAATAAAGAAATTACCATAGAAACCAACCAACGCATGCTGGGTTTTTTAAATGCTGATTCTGAAGAACAATTGGTGGCTTCTTCAGTAAAATTAGAAAACTCTAAAATAATTGAACCTTGTTTTATTGGTGAAAATGTGGTACTTAAAAATACAACCGTGGGGCCTTTTGTATCTATTGGGAATGATAGTATTATTGAAAATACAACTATTAAAAATAGTTTGATTCAAACCAACACAAGTATTAAAAATGCTGATTTAGATAATGCCATGATAGGAAATCATGTAAAATATGATGGAAATTTTAAGGCAGTAAGTATTGGTGATTATTCTGTTTTAGAATAG
- the dut gene encoding dUTP diphosphatase: MQIKIINKSSHALPNYETIASAGMDLRANLSKSITLRPLERTIVKTGLFIELPIGVEAQVRPRSGLAAKKGITVLNAPGTIDADYRGEIGVILVNLSHDNFVIESGERIAQLVIAKHERAEWVAVETLSETDRGSGGFGSTGVK; the protein is encoded by the coding sequence ATGCAAATAAAAATTATAAACAAATCAAGTCATGCTTTACCAAATTATGAAACCATAGCTTCAGCAGGTATGGATTTACGAGCTAACTTATCAAAATCAATTACTTTGAGACCTTTAGAACGAACTATCGTAAAAACAGGTTTGTTTATTGAATTGCCAATAGGTGTTGAGGCACAAGTGCGTCCAAGAAGTGGATTGGCAGCAAAAAAAGGTATTACCGTTTTAAATGCACCTGGAACTATTGATGCCGATTATAGGGGTGAAATAGGGGTGATTTTAGTTAATTTATCACATGATAATTTTGTTATTGAAAGTGGCGAACGTATAGCACAATTAGTTATCGCTAAACACGAACGCGCTGAATGGGTTGCAGTTGAGACTTTATCTGAAACAGATAGAGGTTCAGGAGGATTTGGTAGCACAGGTGTAAAATAA
- a CDS encoding oligosaccharide flippase family protein: MGTLKKFFKDTIIYGLATVLPRLMNFVLVPLHTEKLNTSSYSDNTTFYIYAAFFNVLLTYGMETAFFRFFSKSEEKGKVFSTVFISLVVTTLLFLVPVVSYSTQLAALVNLDTNYFNLLVGVLALDALVVAPFAYLRATGRPIKFTAIKLSNIAVYVLLNFFFLWAIPKFGMSFSNYDSNDLVKYIFISNLTASITTLLLLSPYFFKTKLEFSIKIFKQLFSYGWPIMVAGLAYVINENFDKWLLPTVLGKDINGAYSGCYKIAVFMTIFIQAFRLGAEPFFFNYAKEKNAQKTYAVIMKYFVICGSLMMVGIVAYLNIFKELIVRDESYWVAIEIVPVVLLANLCLGIYFNLAIWYKLTDKTRFGMYISIIGAFITIVFNYLMIERIGFMASAWATLAAYASMMMISYTLGKKHYPVPYDVIKIGSYLGLAILLSAISYYRFNTNYYISTVIVLVFLGIIFISEKNEIKQLLKK; the protein is encoded by the coding sequence TTGGGTACATTAAAAAAGTTTTTTAAAGACACCATCATTTATGGATTGGCAACTGTTTTGCCAAGACTTATGAATTTTGTTTTAGTACCACTTCACACAGAAAAATTAAACACATCAAGTTATTCTGATAATACGACCTTTTATATTTATGCAGCATTCTTTAATGTCTTGCTAACCTATGGTATGGAAACAGCTTTCTTTAGGTTTTTCAGTAAGAGTGAAGAAAAAGGTAAAGTATTTTCAACAGTTTTTATCAGTTTAGTAGTTACCACCCTATTATTTTTAGTACCTGTAGTTTCGTATAGTACGCAACTGGCTGCATTGGTTAATTTAGATACAAATTACTTTAATTTATTAGTTGGTGTTTTAGCTTTAGATGCACTTGTTGTAGCTCCGTTTGCTTATTTAAGAGCAACAGGTAGGCCAATCAAATTTACGGCTATTAAACTTTCTAATATAGCAGTTTATGTACTGCTTAATTTTTTCTTTCTGTGGGCCATTCCTAAGTTTGGTATGTCATTTTCTAATTATGATAGTAATGATTTAGTTAAATATATTTTCATATCAAATTTAACAGCTAGTATAACAACATTGTTATTACTATCCCCTTATTTTTTTAAAACAAAACTTGAATTTAGTATCAAAATATTTAAGCAGTTATTTAGTTATGGTTGGCCTATTATGGTTGCAGGTTTGGCGTATGTAATTAATGAAAATTTTGACAAATGGTTATTGCCAACTGTTTTAGGAAAGGATATAAATGGTGCATATAGTGGTTGTTATAAAATAGCTGTATTCATGACTATTTTTATTCAAGCATTTCGTTTGGGTGCAGAGCCTTTCTTTTTTAATTATGCAAAAGAAAAAAATGCTCAAAAAACCTATGCTGTTATTATGAAGTATTTTGTAATCTGTGGTAGTTTAATGATGGTTGGTATTGTGGCCTATCTCAATATTTTCAAAGAACTCATTGTAAGAGATGAATCGTATTGGGTCGCAATAGAAATAGTACCGGTAGTATTGTTGGCTAATTTATGTTTAGGTATATATTTCAATTTGGCCATTTGGTATAAGTTGACTGATAAAACGAGATTTGGTATGTATATTTCTATAATAGGTGCCTTTATTACCATTGTTTTTAATTATTTAATGATTGAAAGAATAGGTTTTATGGCATCAGCTTGGGCAACATTGGCAGCCTATGCTTCTATGATGATGATATCATATACTTTAGGAAAAAAACATTACCCTGTGCCTTATGATGTAATAAAAATAGGAAGCTACTTAGGCTTGGCCATTCTATTGTCTGCTATTTCATATTATAGATTTAATACTAATTATTACATAAGTACAGTAATTGTTTTAGTATTTTTGGGAATCATTTTTATATCAGAAAAAAACGAAATAAAACAGCTTTTAAAAAAATAA
- the atpG gene encoding ATP synthase F1 subunit gamma: MANLKEIRNRISSVSSTMQITSAMKMVSAAKLKKAQDAITAMRPYADKLTELLQSLSATLDADTGSQYSEQRELKKVLIVAITSNRGLAGAFNSNIIKEVNRLTSQTYASQEVSYLVIGKKANDAFKKSNRIIANKSDLYDDLTFENVAEIAEFLMEKFVAGEFDKIEIVYNKFKNAATQIVMTEQFLPIVPMAGEINNNADYLFEPSKLEIVEQLIPKSLKTQLYKSIRDSFASEHGARMTAMHKATDNATELKNQLTLTYNKARQAAITNEILEIVGGAEALNN, encoded by the coding sequence ATGGCAAATCTAAAAGAAATACGTAACAGAATATCATCGGTATCTTCAACCATGCAGATAACCAGTGCCATGAAAATGGTATCAGCTGCTAAGTTAAAGAAAGCCCAAGATGCTATTACCGCTATGCGTCCTTATGCAGATAAGTTAACCGAGCTTTTACAAAGTTTAAGTGCAACTTTAGATGCAGATACTGGAAGTCAGTATTCTGAACAACGTGAATTAAAAAAAGTCCTTATTGTAGCTATTACTTCAAATAGAGGTTTAGCAGGTGCTTTTAATTCAAACATTATTAAAGAAGTTAATAGGTTAACATCTCAAACGTATGCAAGCCAAGAGGTTTCTTATTTAGTTATTGGAAAAAAAGCAAATGATGCTTTTAAAAAATCTAATAGAATTATAGCTAATAAGAGTGACCTTTATGATGATTTAACTTTTGAGAATGTTGCTGAAATTGCTGAATTTTTAATGGAAAAATTTGTTGCTGGCGAATTTGATAAAATTGAAATTGTTTATAACAAGTTTAAAAATGCAGCAACTCAAATTGTGATGACTGAGCAGTTTTTACCAATAGTTCCGATGGCGGGTGAAATAAATAACAATGCGGATTATCTTTTTGAACCTTCAAAATTAGAAATTGTTGAGCAATTAATTCCTAAATCTTTAAAAACACAATTGTATAAAAGTATTAGAGATTCTTTTGCTAGTGAACACGGTGCACGTATGACTGCTATGCATAAAGCAACCGATAATGCAACAGAGTTAAAAAATCAACTTACATTAACATACAATAAAGCTCGTCAAGCTGCAATTACTAATGAAATTTTAGAGATTGTTGGTGGTGCTGAAGCCTTAAATAATTAA
- the atpA gene encoding F0F1 ATP synthase subunit alpha, protein MAEVKPAEISAILKKQLSGFEASASLDEVGTVLTVGDGIVRAYGLANAQYGELVEFEGGAEGIVLNLEEDNVGIVLLGTSIGVKEGSIVKRTSRIASVKVGEGIVGRVVDTLGNPIDGKGPITGETYEMPLERKAPGVIFREPVTEPLQTGVKAIDAMIPVGRGQRELVIGDRQTGKTAVCIDTILNQKEFYDAGEPVYCIYVAVGQKASTVALIAKTLEEKGALAYTTIVAANASDPAAMQVYAPFTGASIGEYFRDTGRPALIVYDDLSKQAVAYREVSLLLRRPPGREAYPGDVFYLHSRLLERSAKVINNDDIAKEMNDLPNSLKGIVKGGGSLTALPIIETQAGDVSAYIPTNVISITDGQIFLDGDLFNSGVRPAINVGISVSRVGGNAQIKSMKKVSGTLKLDQAQFRELEAFAKFGSDLDAVTLNVINKGKRNVEILKQAQNDPFKVEDQVAIIYAGSKNLLRDVPVEKVKEFESDFIEFLRAKHADVLNTLKAGKLTDEVIDTLTAVAKDLSGKYKA, encoded by the coding sequence ATGGCAGAAGTAAAACCAGCTGAAATATCAGCAATCTTAAAAAAACAACTTTCAGGCTTTGAGGCAAGTGCTTCATTAGACGAAGTAGGAACTGTATTAACAGTAGGTGACGGTATTGTACGTGCTTACGGATTAGCTAATGCACAGTATGGTGAGTTAGTAGAATTTGAAGGTGGTGCTGAAGGTATTGTACTTAACCTTGAAGAAGATAATGTTGGTATCGTATTATTAGGTACTTCTATAGGTGTTAAAGAGGGTTCTATTGTAAAACGTACGTCTCGTATTGCTTCTGTTAAAGTAGGAGAAGGTATTGTTGGTCGTGTTGTAGATACTCTAGGAAATCCTATTGATGGAAAAGGACCTATTACAGGGGAAACTTATGAAATGCCTTTGGAGCGTAAAGCACCTGGAGTTATTTTTCGTGAGCCAGTAACTGAACCATTGCAAACAGGAGTTAAAGCTATTGACGCTATGATTCCAGTTGGTAGAGGACAACGGGAGTTGGTTATTGGTGACCGTCAAACTGGTAAAACAGCTGTTTGTATTGATACCATCTTAAATCAAAAAGAATTTTATGATGCAGGTGAGCCTGTATATTGTATATATGTTGCTGTTGGACAAAAAGCTTCAACAGTAGCTTTAATTGCTAAAACGTTAGAAGAAAAAGGAGCATTGGCTTATACAACTATAGTTGCCGCAAATGCTTCCGACCCTGCTGCCATGCAAGTGTATGCTCCTTTTACAGGTGCTTCCATTGGAGAATATTTTAGAGATACTGGTCGTCCAGCTTTAATTGTTTATGATGATTTATCTAAACAAGCAGTTGCATACCGTGAGGTATCTTTATTATTGCGTCGTCCACCAGGACGTGAGGCGTATCCAGGTGACGTTTTCTATCTTCACTCTCGTTTATTAGAACGTTCAGCTAAAGTTATTAATAATGATGATATTGCTAAGGAAATGAATGACCTTCCTAATTCACTTAAGGGAATTGTAAAAGGTGGTGGTTCATTAACAGCATTACCAATTATTGAAACACAAGCGGGTGACGTTTCTGCATATATTCCAACAAACGTTATTTCTATTACTGATGGACAAATTTTCTTAGATGGAGATTTATTTAACTCTGGTGTTCGTCCAGCTATTAACGTAGGTATTTCGGTATCTCGTGTAGGTGGTAATGCTCAAATTAAATCCATGAAAAAGGTATCAGGTACCTTAAAGTTAGACCAAGCTCAGTTCCGTGAATTAGAGGCCTTTGCTAAGTTTGGTTCAGATTTAGATGCTGTTACATTAAACGTAATCAACAAAGGAAAGCGTAATGTAGAGATTTTAAAACAAGCACAAAATGATCCTTTTAAAGTTGAAGATCAAGTAGCTATTATTTACGCTGGATCTAAAAATTTATTAAGAGATGTGCCTGTTGAGAAAGTAAAAGAATTTGAAAGTGATTTCATTGAATTCTTAAGAGCAAAACATGCAGATGTACTAAATACTTTAAAAGCAGGAAAATTAACTGATGAGGTTATAGATACACTAACAGCTGTAGCTAAGGATTTATCAGGGAAATATAAAGCTTAA
- the atpH gene encoding ATP synthase F1 subunit delta, with product MAGVRAAVRYAKAVLSLASDQKTADAVNNDMKLIVTTIAENKDLSEALQSPVIPSSVKKSILLDVFNTADKTTVGLIDLLISNNRIDILEDVALKYSQLLDESKGIELATVTTAIALTADLEKKVLAKAKELTGRDVEVKNIIDESILGGFILRIGDVQYNASVANQLNKLKRELTLN from the coding sequence ATGGCAGGAGTAAGAGCAGCAGTACGTTATGCTAAAGCAGTATTAAGTTTAGCATCTGATCAAAAAACAGCAGATGCTGTAAATAACGATATGAAGTTAATCGTTACTACCATTGCTGAAAATAAAGATTTAAGTGAAGCACTTCAAAGTCCTGTGATACCTTCTTCAGTTAAAAAGTCAATATTATTAGATGTTTTTAACACAGCAGATAAAACAACGGTAGGCCTAATAGATCTTTTGATTAGTAATAATAGAATTGATATTTTAGAGGATGTCGCTTTAAAGTATAGTCAGTTGTTAGATGAATCAAAAGGTATTGAGTTAGCAACTGTTACCACAGCAATTGCTTTAACAGCAGATTTAGAGAAGAAGGTTTTAGCAAAAGCTAAAGAGCTTACAGGTAGAGATGTTGAAGTAAAAAATATCATAGATGAAAGCATTTTAGGTGGTTTCATTTTACGCATAGGCGATGTACAATACAACGCAAGTGTAGCTAATCAACTTAATAAACTAAAAAGAGAACTTACATTAAATTAA
- a CDS encoding F0F1 ATP synthase subunit B: protein MDQLLNDFSPGLFFMQAIILLVLILLMRKFAWKPILDALQTREDGIQNALDSAEKAKLEMQNLQADNEKLLKEARAERDAMLKEARDIKNKTIEEAKGEAQEQANKIIEQAQAAIEGEKKAAMAELKNHVAGISLEIAEKVMRTELSNKDKQLQLVETMLSEKSLN from the coding sequence ATGGATCAGTTATTAAACGATTTTTCACCGGGCTTATTTTTTATGCAAGCCATTATCTTATTGGTATTAATTTTATTAATGAGAAAATTTGCTTGGAAACCAATTTTGGACGCTTTACAAACTAGAGAAGATGGTATACAGAACGCATTAGATTCTGCTGAAAAAGCAAAATTAGAAATGCAAAACCTTCAAGCTGATAACGAAAAGTTATTAAAAGAAGCTAGAGCAGAACGTGATGCTATGTTGAAAGAAGCACGTGATATTAAAAACAAAACAATTGAAGAGGCTAAAGGTGAAGCGCAAGAGCAAGCTAATAAAATAATTGAGCAAGCTCAAGCTGCTATTGAAGGTGAAAAGAAAGCTGCAATGGCAGAACTTAAAAACCATGTAGCAGGAATATCTTTAGAGATTGCAGAAAAAGTAATGCGTACTGAATTATCTAACAAAGACAAGCAATTGCAATTGGTTGAAACTATGTTAAGTGAAAAATCATTAAACTAA
- the atpE gene encoding ATP synthase F0 subunit C gives MYNLIGAGLIVIGGGIGLGQIGGKAMESIARQPEAAGKIQTAMIIIGALLEGLAFGALILGK, from the coding sequence ATGTACAATTTAATTGGAGCAGGATTAATCGTAATCGGTGGAGGTATCGGTTTAGGTCAAATTGGTGGAAAAGCAATGGAAAGTATTGCTCGTCAACCTGAAGCAGCTGGAAAAATTCAAACTGCCATGATCATCATCGGAGCCTTATTAGAAGGTTTAGCATTCGGTGCATTAATCTTAGGGAAATAA
- the atpB gene encoding F0F1 ATP synthase subunit A — MTVAKKSIKFIVVLVLALFSISSYGDDSQNKPGNKVDTSEEIREYIAHHLKDSHDFHLYTNNETGKHYGFPLPVIVWTSNGLKTFMSSEFHHDDNAQVIVDKEGTKLVKFHSKIYELESGATSVSFDDSHHITNGSRVLDFSITKSVFGMLLAGLLMILAFGGLAKGYKRGKLIPTGFSRALEPLVIYVRDEIARPNIGEKKYRKFMGFLLSVFFFIWILNILGLTPLGFNVTGQIAVTACLAIFTMVIYLVSGTKDFWAHTLWMPGVPFVLRPILAVIELIGFVVIKPFSLLVRLFANITAGHFVVMSLIALMITLKASFGPVISTGMSLVLSLFIMVIELLVAFLQAFIFTMLSSLFIGMAVEEHDHSH, encoded by the coding sequence ATGACGGTGGCAAAAAAATCTATCAAGTTTATAGTCGTTTTAGTTTTAGCGTTGTTTTCAATATCTTCATATGGAGACGATTCTCAAAATAAACCAGGAAACAAAGTAGATACTTCTGAAGAAATCAGAGAGTATATTGCACACCACTTAAAAGATTCGCACGATTTTCATTTATACACTAATAATGAAACAGGTAAGCATTACGGATTTCCGCTTCCTGTAATTGTTTGGACAAGTAATGGGCTTAAAACGTTCATGTCATCTGAATTTCATCATGATGATAATGCGCAAGTTATTGTTGATAAAGAAGGAACTAAGCTTGTTAAATTTCATAGCAAAATATACGAATTAGAATCTGGAGCAACTTCTGTGAGTTTTGACGATTCTCACCATATTACTAATGGAAGTCGAGTTTTGGATTTCTCAATTACAAAAAGCGTATTTGGAATGCTATTAGCAGGACTTTTAATGATTTTAGCCTTTGGAGGTTTAGCAAAAGGATACAAAAGAGGAAAGTTAATACCAACAGGATTTAGTCGTGCTTTAGAGCCTTTAGTGATTTATGTTCGTGATGAAATAGCAAGACCAAACATTGGAGAAAAAAAATACCGTAAGTTTATGGGCTTTTTGTTATCTGTATTTTTCTTTATCTGGATATTAAACATTTTAGGCTTAACTCCATTAGGGTTTAATGTTACAGGGCAGATAGCTGTAACCGCTTGTTTGGCTATTTTTACTATGGTTATTTATTTGGTTAGCGGAACAAAAGATTTTTGGGCACACACATTGTGGATGCCAGGTGTACCTTTTGTATTAAGACCCATATTAGCCGTAATAGAACTAATTGGTTTTGTTGTTATAAAACCGTTCTCATTATTAGTGCGTTTATTCGCTAACATTACAGCAGGTCACTTTGTGGTAATGAGTTTAATTGCTCTAATGATAACTTTAAAAGCCTCTTTCGGACCTGTAATTTCTACAGGAATGTCGTTAGTACTATCTTTATTTATAATGGTAATAGAGCTTTTAGTAGCGTTTTTACAAGCATTTATATTTACGATGTTATCATCGTTATTTATAGGAATGGCAGTTGAAGAACATGATCATTCGCATTAA
- a CDS encoding DUF6168 family protein, translating into MIKRILFVVAIFLLLFLISYNLHNYFLNSTPSYSLLDVYLFHVIAAIIVYVIVELVFSVLPNQTGYAYLALIFLKIGLFVLIFQNSIFSNDNLTQLERIGLIVPLFLFLISEAVSVSKLLVKQ; encoded by the coding sequence ATGATTAAGCGTATTTTATTTGTAGTAGCTATTTTTCTTCTTCTTTTTTTGATTAGCTACAACCTTCATAATTATTTTTTAAATTCAACACCTTCATATTCTTTGTTAGATGTATATCTTTTTCATGTTATCGCAGCTATAATTGTATATGTAATAGTAGAGTTGGTTTTTAGCGTTTTGCCAAATCAAACGGGTTACGCCTATTTAGCTTTAATTTTTTTAAAAATTGGTTTGTTTGTTTTAATTTTTCAAAATTCTATTTTTTCTAATGATAATTTAACTCAATTGGAACGTATAGGTTTAATAGTGCCTCTGTTTTTGTTTCTAATTTCAGAAGCCGTTAGTGTATCAAAACTTTTAGTCAAACAATAG
- a CDS encoding AtpZ/AtpI family protein yields MADNNQKKQDQKNQLNPYIRFSSIAIQMGVTIYLGSLLGAWLDTKFNSDNQLYYKIVTLFSVFIAMFAVIKQVLKISNDDKNDNK; encoded by the coding sequence ATGGCGGACAACAATCAAAAAAAGCAGGATCAGAAAAATCAGCTTAATCCATATATTAGGTTTTCTTCTATTGCAATTCAAATGGGAGTGACTATTTATTTAGGTAGTTTATTAGGAGCTTGGTTGGATACAAAATTTAATAGTGATAACCAGTTATATTACAAAATAGTTACTTTATTTTCGGTTTTTATAGCAATGTTTGCAGTAATTAAACAGGTTTTAAAAATTAGTAATGATGATAAAAATGATAATAAATAA
- a CDS encoding bactofilin family protein encodes MFSDNKKNKHMEERASQNIIAQGTKIIGDFNSEGDLRIDGVIEGNLKTSGKVVVGKSGFIKGTLQGADAHFEGKFSGKLMLSGTLTLKSSAHIEGEVVAEKLAVEPGATFNVTCVMKGAVKDTNYGGQQSKKAGSEKSA; translated from the coding sequence ATGTTTTCTGATAATAAAAAAAACAAACACATGGAAGAAAGAGCAAGTCAAAATATTATAGCACAAGGCACTAAAATTATTGGAGACTTTAATAGTGAGGGTGATTTAAGGATTGATGGTGTTATTGAAGGTAATTTAAAAACCTCAGGAAAAGTGGTGGTTGGTAAATCTGGATTTATAAAAGGAACGCTTCAAGGTGCGGATGCTCATTTTGAAGGTAAATTTTCAGGTAAATTAATGCTTTCTGGAACGCTTACTTTAAAATCATCAGCGCATATTGAAGGCGAAGTAGTGGCTGAGAAATTAGCAGTAGAACCTGGAGCAACGTTTAATGTAACGTGTGTTATGAAAGGAGCAGTAAAGGACACGAATTATGGCGGACAACAATCAAAAAAAGCAGGATCAGAAAAATCAGCTTAA